In a genomic window of Maridesulfovibrio ferrireducens:
- a CDS encoding FkbM family methyltransferase, translating to MSIPSVFKNESGEPEFKMLLAESEMGDAGVSSLHFRETKTGGFEYASRAFVHAHLQPDDIFIDVGAHFGLYTLTAALKFPGKIKVLAVEPHPANIKRLRLWVDFNECSADVTIAECAASDHAGYSLLRQNSSMGHSLMDRPGLTEKLDPIKVALDSIDQIATKTGFTDCDNRIFLKIDTEGHELQTIKGALNLLKTGRVAVIIWEKGHYHMTRQGMNDFVEIMTILRDLGYDSFRFPHEDMGGPLVPYVVSHESCNIVSLDRSITPLPVYHKPWIAHCTMSPSMRPSVTAEIFTAYTERLIKAKSTDCGRWSRWNSLYNEPDLRAGIAGQFVPEHSTVLDAGAGLMLLRDYIPEKCIYIPLDIVARSRNCIVADLNQHQYPDREFDVVTALFTLEFLHAPAEFMKWAHESCETLIFTYFTAQPNSEKNRRIAGIFNDLNHTNIQNMTQKSGWEIVTAIGISSGQICYHCKKKD from the coding sequence ATGTCTATTCCAAGTGTATTCAAAAATGAATCAGGTGAGCCTGAATTTAAAATGCTGCTGGCTGAATCGGAAATGGGTGATGCCGGAGTATCTTCCCTACATTTCCGCGAAACAAAAACAGGAGGCTTTGAATACGCTTCCCGAGCTTTCGTTCACGCCCACTTACAACCCGATGACATTTTTATCGATGTAGGTGCTCATTTCGGATTATATACCCTGACCGCGGCGCTTAAATTTCCCGGAAAAATTAAAGTTCTTGCTGTGGAACCACATCCCGCCAACATTAAACGGTTGCGATTGTGGGTCGACTTCAACGAATGCTCGGCCGATGTCACCATAGCAGAATGTGCGGCCTCAGACCATGCCGGATACAGTCTTTTGCGACAGAATTCCTCAATGGGACATAGCCTGATGGATCGTCCCGGCTTAACTGAAAAACTGGACCCGATAAAAGTTGCGCTTGATTCAATAGACCAGATTGCAACCAAAACCGGATTCACTGACTGCGACAACAGAATTTTCCTGAAAATTGATACTGAAGGACATGAACTGCAAACGATTAAAGGAGCTTTAAACCTGCTCAAGACAGGGAGAGTTGCAGTTATTATATGGGAAAAAGGGCATTACCATATGACCCGGCAAGGAATGAACGATTTTGTTGAAATAATGACCATTCTGCGAGACTTAGGGTATGACTCCTTCAGATTCCCTCACGAAGATATGGGAGGTCCGCTGGTCCCTTATGTCGTAAGCCACGAATCATGCAACATCGTAAGCCTTGACCGTTCAATCACTCCTTTACCCGTTTACCATAAACCGTGGATTGCACACTGCACCATGTCTCCATCCATGCGCCCTTCAGTTACAGCTGAAATATTTACGGCTTATACTGAACGGCTTATCAAAGCGAAATCTACCGATTGCGGACGCTGGTCCCGCTGGAACTCCTTATATAATGAACCTGATCTGCGCGCGGGAATAGCCGGACAGTTTGTACCTGAGCACTCTACTGTTCTTGATGCCGGAGCCGGTCTTATGCTTTTACGGGATTACATACCCGAAAAATGTATCTACATCCCGCTTGATATTGTCGCACGAAGCAGAAACTGTATTGTGGCAGACCTGAATCAGCATCAATACCCTGACCGGGAATTTGATGTTGTGACAGCTCTGTTCACCTTGGAATTTCTCCACGCGCCCGCTGAATTTATGAAATGGGCACACGAATCTTGCGAAACTCTCATTTTCACATACTTTACGGCCCAGCCTAATTCTGAAAAAAACCGAAGAATCGCGGGTATTTTTAACGATTTGAACCACACAAATATTCAAAATATGAC